One region of Bubalus kerabau isolate K-KA32 ecotype Philippines breed swamp buffalo chromosome 6, PCC_UOA_SB_1v2, whole genome shotgun sequence genomic DNA includes:
- the TMOD4 gene encoding tropomodulin-4, with product MSSYQKELEKYRDIDEDEILKTLSPEELEQLDCELQEMDPENMLLPAGLRQRDQTKKSPTGPLDREALLQYLEQQALEVKERDDLVPFTGEKKGKPYIQPKREIPVEEQVTLEPELEEALAHATDAEMCDIAAILGMYTLMSNKQYYDAICSGEICNTEGISSVVQPDKYKPVPDEPPNPTNIEEILKSVRSNDKEVEEVNLNNIQDIPIPMLTELCEAMKTNTHVRSFSLVATRSGDPIANAVADMLRENRSLQSLNIESNFISSTGLMAVLKAVRENATLTELRVDNQRQWPGDAVEMEMATVLEQCPSIVRFGYHFTQQGPRARAAQAMTRNNELRRQQKKR from the exons ATGTCATCGTATCAAAAGGAACTGGAAAAATACAGAGACATAGATGAAGATGAGATCCTAAAGACCTTGAGCCCTGAGGAGCTAGAACAGCTGGACTGCGAGCTACAGGAGATGGACCCTGAG AACATGCTCCTGCCAGCTGGACTAAGACAACGTGACCAGACAAAGAAGAGCCCAACGGGGCCGCTGGACCGAGAGGCCCTCTTGCAGTACCTGGAACAGCAGGCACTAGAGGTCAAAGAGCGTGATGACTTGGTGCCCTTCACAGGCGAGAAGAAGG ggaaaccctacaTCCAGCCCAAGAGAGAAATTCCAGTGGAGGAGCAGGTCACTCTGGAGCCTGAGCTGGAGGAGGCGCTGGCCCACGCCACAGATGCTGAGATGTGTGACATTGCAG CAATTCTGGGCATGTACACACTGATGAGCAACAAGCAGTACTATGATGCGATCTGCAGCGGAGAAATCTGCAACACCGAAGGCATTAGCA GTGTGGTGCAGCCTGACAAGTACAAGCCAGTGCCAGATGAGCCCCCAAATCCCACCAACATCGAGGAGATACTGAAGAGTGTTCGAAGCAACGACAAGGAGGTAGAGGAGGTGAACCTCAATAATATCCAG GACATCCCGATACCCATGCTAACTGAGCTGTGTGAGGCCATGAAGACAAATACCCATGTCCGGAGCTTCAGCCTGGTGGCCACAAGGAGTGGTGACCCCATTGCCAAT GCGGTGGCTGACATGTTGCGTGAGAATCGTAGCCTCCAGAGCCTGAACATCGAATCCAACTTCATTAGCAGCACAGGGCTTATGGCTGTGCTGAAGGCAGTTCGGGAGAACGCCACACTCACTGAGCTCCGAGTAGACAACCAG CGCCAGTGGCCTGGTGACGCAGTGGAGATGGAGATGGCCACCGTGCTCGAACAGTGTCCCTCCATTGTCCGCTTTGGCTACCACTTTACACAGCAGGGGCCACGCGCTCGGGCCGCCCAGGCCATGACCCGGAACAATGAACTGC GTCGCCAGCAAAAGAAAAGATAA
- the SCNM1 gene encoding sodium channel modifier 1 isoform X3: MSFRREGDDWSQLNVLKKRRVGDLLASYIPEDEALMLRDGRFACAICPHRPVLDTLAMLTAHRAGKKHLSSLQLFYGKKPPGKGTEQNPRQHNELRREETTAEAPLLTQTRLITQSALHRAPHYNSCCRRKYRPEAPRPSVSRPPLPPPEVEPQGGKITREPEPEAGSQTKESATVSSPAPMSPTRRRALDHYLTLRSSGWIPDGRGRWIKDENVEFDSDEEEPPDLPLD; encoded by the exons ATGTCTTTCAGGAGGGAAGGAGACGATTGGAGTCAACTCAATGTGCTCAAA AAACGAAGAGTCGGGGACCTGCTTGCCAGTTACATTCCAGAGGATGAGGCACTGATGCTACGGGATGGACG CTTTGCTTGTGCCATCTGTCCCCACCGACCTGTCCTGGACACTCTGGCCATGTTGACTGCCCACCGTGCAGGCAAAAAACATCTGTCCA GCCTGCAGCTTTTCTATGGCAAGAAGCCGCCAGGAAAGGGCACAGAGCAGAATCCAAGACAGCATAATGAACTCAGGAGAGAAGAGACCACAGCAGAG gctcctctcttaaCCCAGACTCGACTTATCACTCAGAGTGCTCTGCACAGAGCTCCTCACTATAACAGTTGCTGCCGCCGGAAGTACAG ACCAGAAGCCCCTCGTCCCTCTGTCTCTCGCCCCCCTTTGCCACccccagaggttgaaccccaaGGTGGGAAGATCACTAGAGAACCTGAGCCTGAGGCTGGTTCACAGACCAAGGAGTCAGCCACTGTCTCATCCCCTGCACCTATGAGCCCCACAAGAAGACGGGCCCTGGATCATTACCTCACCCTTCGAAG CTCTGGATGGATCCCAGATGGACGAGGTCGATGGATAAAAGATGAAAATGTTGAGTTTGACTCTGATGAGGAGGAACCCCCTGATCTCCCCTTGGACTGA
- the SCNM1 gene encoding sodium channel modifier 1 isoform X4, protein MLRDGRFACAICPHRPVLDTLAMLTAHRAGKKHLSSLQLFYGKKPPGKGTEQNPRQHNELRREETTAEAPLLTQTRLITQSALHRAPHYNSCCRRKYRPEAPRPSVSRPPLPPPEVEPQGGKITREPEPEAGSQTKESATVSSPAPMSPTRRRALDHYLTLRSSGWIPDGRGRWIKDENVEFDSDEEEPPDLPLD, encoded by the exons ATGCTACGGGATGGACG CTTTGCTTGTGCCATCTGTCCCCACCGACCTGTCCTGGACACTCTGGCCATGTTGACTGCCCACCGTGCAGGCAAAAAACATCTGTCCA GCCTGCAGCTTTTCTATGGCAAGAAGCCGCCAGGAAAGGGCACAGAGCAGAATCCAAGACAGCATAATGAACTCAGGAGAGAAGAGACCACAGCAGAG gctcctctcttaaCCCAGACTCGACTTATCACTCAGAGTGCTCTGCACAGAGCTCCTCACTATAACAGTTGCTGCCGCCGGAAGTACAG ACCAGAAGCCCCTCGTCCCTCTGTCTCTCGCCCCCCTTTGCCACccccagaggttgaaccccaaGGTGGGAAGATCACTAGAGAACCTGAGCCTGAGGCTGGTTCACAGACCAAGGAGTCAGCCACTGTCTCATCCCCTGCACCTATGAGCCCCACAAGAAGACGGGCCCTGGATCATTACCTCACCCTTCGAAG CTCTGGATGGATCCCAGATGGACGAGGTCGATGGATAAAAGATGAAAATGTTGAGTTTGACTCTGATGAGGAGGAACCCCCTGATCTCCCCTTGGACTGA
- the SCNM1 gene encoding sodium channel modifier 1 isoform X1: MSFRREGDDWSQLNVLKVGGEECVRSSFTCPLKAKRRVGDLLASYIPEDEALMLRDGRFACAICPHRPVLDTLAMLTAHRAGKKHLSSLQLFYGKKPPGKGTEQNPRQHNELRREETTAEAPLLTQTRLITQSALHRAPHYNSCCRRKYRPEAPRPSVSRPPLPPPEVEPQGGKITREPEPEAGSQTKESATVSSPAPMSPTRRRALDHYLTLRSSGWIPDGRGRWIKDENVEFDSDEEEPPDLPLD; this comes from the exons ATGTCTTTCAGGAGGGAAGGAGACGATTGGAGTCAACTCAATGTGCTCAAAGTAGGCGGAGAGGAGTGCGTCCGAAGCAGCTTCACCTGCCCTCTGAAGGCT AAACGAAGAGTCGGGGACCTGCTTGCCAGTTACATTCCAGAGGATGAGGCACTGATGCTACGGGATGGACG CTTTGCTTGTGCCATCTGTCCCCACCGACCTGTCCTGGACACTCTGGCCATGTTGACTGCCCACCGTGCAGGCAAAAAACATCTGTCCA GCCTGCAGCTTTTCTATGGCAAGAAGCCGCCAGGAAAGGGCACAGAGCAGAATCCAAGACAGCATAATGAACTCAGGAGAGAAGAGACCACAGCAGAG gctcctctcttaaCCCAGACTCGACTTATCACTCAGAGTGCTCTGCACAGAGCTCCTCACTATAACAGTTGCTGCCGCCGGAAGTACAG ACCAGAAGCCCCTCGTCCCTCTGTCTCTCGCCCCCCTTTGCCACccccagaggttgaaccccaaGGTGGGAAGATCACTAGAGAACCTGAGCCTGAGGCTGGTTCACAGACCAAGGAGTCAGCCACTGTCTCATCCCCTGCACCTATGAGCCCCACAAGAAGACGGGCCCTGGATCATTACCTCACCCTTCGAAG CTCTGGATGGATCCCAGATGGACGAGGTCGATGGATAAAAGATGAAAATGTTGAGTTTGACTCTGATGAGGAGGAACCCCCTGATCTCCCCTTGGACTGA
- the SCNM1 gene encoding sodium channel modifier 1 isoform X2, which translates to MSFRREGDDWSQLNVLKVGGEECVRSSFTCPLKAKRRVGDLLASYIPEDEALMLRDGRFACAICPHRPVLDTLAMLTAHRAGKKHLSSLQLFYGKKPPGKGTEQNPRQHNELRREETTAEAPLLTQTRLITQSALHRAPHYNSCCRRKYRPEAPRPSVSRPPLPPPEVEPQGGKITREPEPEAGSQTKESATVSSPAPMSPTRRRALDHYLTLRSSVFWCFQLWMDPRWTRSMDKR; encoded by the exons ATGTCTTTCAGGAGGGAAGGAGACGATTGGAGTCAACTCAATGTGCTCAAAGTAGGCGGAGAGGAGTGCGTCCGAAGCAGCTTCACCTGCCCTCTGAAGGCT AAACGAAGAGTCGGGGACCTGCTTGCCAGTTACATTCCAGAGGATGAGGCACTGATGCTACGGGATGGACG CTTTGCTTGTGCCATCTGTCCCCACCGACCTGTCCTGGACACTCTGGCCATGTTGACTGCCCACCGTGCAGGCAAAAAACATCTGTCCA GCCTGCAGCTTTTCTATGGCAAGAAGCCGCCAGGAAAGGGCACAGAGCAGAATCCAAGACAGCATAATGAACTCAGGAGAGAAGAGACCACAGCAGAG gctcctctcttaaCCCAGACTCGACTTATCACTCAGAGTGCTCTGCACAGAGCTCCTCACTATAACAGTTGCTGCCGCCGGAAGTACAG ACCAGAAGCCCCTCGTCCCTCTGTCTCTCGCCCCCCTTTGCCACccccagaggttgaaccccaaGGTGGGAAGATCACTAGAGAACCTGAGCCTGAGGCTGGTTCACAGACCAAGGAGTCAGCCACTGTCTCATCCCCTGCACCTATGAGCCCCACAAGAAGACGGGCCCTGGATCATTACCTCACCCTTCGAAG TTCTGTTTTCTGGTGTTTCCAGCTCTGGATGGATCCCAGATGGACGAGGTCGATGGATAAAAGATGA